CTGGAGGGGGCCGAGCCGGACCAGCACCGGGTCAAGATTCGGATAGGGAATCATGGGCAGTCGAGCCTCTGTTCAGCCTATTCATCCTTCATCGTTCATACTTCATGCTTTTTAGGTCGAGCCATAGTAGGGGGCCGGGTGCCGGAATGCAAGCGGCTTGGTCGGGCTCCACGTTCGTTCTCCGAATGTTTCCTTCTGGAGCCCCGCGGCTTTGCAGCGGTGGCTTCCTGCGCAGACGGGTGATCGAACTGTTGCCTGCTTGCACGGGGCTGTCCCCTTTGTGGGACGCTTCTCCCGCTTCTGTTGCAGAAACGGCACGGGCGAAGAATGGTTGGAACCAGCGGCGTAGAGATCGTGCTTGTTTTTCGATAGGTTTTGTCTGCCAGCCGGTCTGGCATGGATGATGCTAAAATCTAAAAGTGAGCGCTCAAGCGAAATAGCGTGCCGAGAAACAACGGAACGGGAACAATCTGAGAGTAGGTGTGTCACACCGAAGGAGGGAATCTCATGAGCACGAATGGACAGCAGGTTGCGAAGACGGCGGCATTGATTGCGGGCGGCGCGGTGATCGGCGCGGGGCTGGCGTTGCTCTACGCTCCCCAGTCCGGCGCGGAGACGAGACGGCAGATCCGGCATTATGCGAAGAAGGCGCAGGTGCAGGCGACCCGGCTCAGTCGCAACGTGAAGGAGCAGTTCAACCGGGCGGTCGAAACCGGCAAGTCCCTGATGCCGAAGAAGGACGAGAGGCAGGTCGTTGAGGCGGCCTGACCTTCCCAGGGCCCCGCTTCACCATCCGCAAGCATCACCAGCCAGTTGAACGGTCTGTGGCCACCCCCGGCCCAGGCCGTTCTGCTTTGCGTATCCCCCACCAGTGCATTCCTTGACCCCCCTCAAGGTGGATGCTAGAGTCCCGCCCTGGGCCGGAGTGGCGGAATGGCAGACGCCAGGGACTTAAAATCCCTTGCCCCCACCGGGGCGTCCCGGTTCGAGTCCGGGCTCCGGCACCAAAGTTCAAGTAGTTAGGCGGTTCGGTCGTTTTCCCTTCCTCCTTCAGAGGGGCTTGCTTTGCCCTTTCTCTCCTGGAGGGCGGCCAGTTTCCTGACCCCCTCCGCGAGATCGGCCTCCGACACGATGGCGTACCGCCGAGCGCCTTGCAGAGCGGTCAGATGTCAAAGTCAAGACCTGACCCTATTGCAGGCTCTTTGTTCATCGTTATTGGGTAGGCCCACGCTCAAGCCTAGGCAAAAAGCAAACGCCCCTTGGCCTTAGGGATCGGCTGGCCCAACTCCTTGGCCGTCGCGATCCATTCCTGAATAACCACTTTCACATTTGCGAGAGCTTCCTTGTAGGTTGGTCCGTCTGCGGCACAACCAGGCAGCTCTGGCACTTCGGCGATGAAAGCCTGTCGTCCTCGCTCCAGTAAATAATCACTTCGTACTTAGGCATCGTCCTTTTCTCCCGCGAGTTCCTATTTTACGATGACTTGGCGAACCTTGGCCCTATGGGAAACCAATTTGGCTGGTGGTCCAGTAGTGCCTCAATTTGAATGTCTGCGCCACCGCCAAACAGCCACCCCTGCCCAAATTGCCTCAATGACGCCGAAGGGCCATGCGCCCTGCAGAAAGCCGTAGATCGATGCTAAGGCGCAGGCGCCCGCAAACGCGAGAATGTAACCCGCGTTGCGATCCTCTAACGCGTAGAAGATCAGCATTGCTGTAACGGCAAATAAGCCGAACAGTGTGAGCCCGTCCATTAACGCGAAGCCCGAGGTATTAAGAGTCTCAAGGTTTGAAAATGACCTACTATCCTTTTGGAAGCAAGCAGTTGCGTGTAATACATCGAGCGGATCGCTGTCACGTCCTATTCGCGCTCTCGCACTGACCAACAGGCACAGGATCAGTTCACGAGTTGCCGGGATAGCGGCGGCCGGGATAGAGGGTCCCGTAACAATCGGGGCACACCCCGTGGCTGAATTCGATGTGCAGATGATTGCGGAGATAGACTTCGCCCGGCTGCCACGCGCCGGTCTCGTCTTGGATCTTCTTGCAGGATGAGCAGATCGTGAGGATTCCTTTGGAGAGTTCGGACATACGGGCCCGTTCTTTGAGCTCCAGCGCTTGACGACGATACTCCAAGAAGGCCTCAACCTGCCTTCCAAACGCCTTGAGCGCCTCTCCCTGGGGATGGCTGAGGTCCCGTGGTTGGCGATCCAGAACGCCGAGGACGCCCAGCGCGTAGCCGTCTGGCGAACGGAGCGGGATTCCCGCGTAGAAGCGGATTCGCGGATCGTGACCCAGGAACGGCTCCTGAGCGAACCGGGGATCGGCGCGGCAATCCCGGACGATCAGGAGATCGGCTTGGAGGATCGAGGCGGCGGCGAAACTGCCTTTCCGGACGGTTTCGCGGACCTCGATCCCTACGCTGGATTTGAACCACTGGCGGTTGGTCCCGACGAAGGCGAGAAAGGCCATCGGGGCCATGCAGGCGTGCGCCGCGAGGAGTGTGAGGTCGTCCAACGCCTCCTCGCGCGGCGTGTCGAGCAACTGGTAGCGGCAGAGGGCTCCATATCGCTCAGCCTCGTAGACTGTTTCCTCGGTTGGGTCCACTTGACGCCTATGCCGGAAAAGTATCCGAGGGAGCCGATGAAGACACCTTCGGCATACACTCGAGACTCTGTGGAGGCCCGGTCACGACGGGGCAAAGCAGGACGCAGATGCGTTCCGGTGTCGG
This sequence is a window from Nitrospirota bacterium. Protein-coding genes within it:
- a CDS encoding GAF domain-containing protein yields the protein MDPTEETVYEAERYGALCRYQLLDTPREEALDDLTLLAAHACMAPMAFLAFVGTNRQWFKSSVGIEVRETVRKGSFAAASILQADLLIVRDCRADPRFAQEPFLGHDPRIRFYAGIPLRSPDGYALGVLGVLDRQPRDLSHPQGEALKAFGRQVEAFLEYRRQALELKERARMSELSKGILTICSSCKKIQDETGAWQPGEVYLRNHLHIEFSHGVCPDCYGTLYPGRRYPGNS
- a CDS encoding YtxH domain-containing protein is translated as MSTNGQQVAKTAALIAGGAVIGAGLALLYAPQSGAETRRQIRHYAKKAQVQATRLSRNVKEQFNRAVETGKSLMPKKDERQVVEAA